In Zea mays cultivar B73 chromosome 7, Zm-B73-REFERENCE-NAM-5.0, whole genome shotgun sequence, the following proteins share a genomic window:
- the LOC100217221 gene encoding squamosa promoter-binding protein-like (SBP domain) transcription factor family protein encodes MDWDLKMPVSWDLPDLEHDAVPPPIAAAASAAPSPAAASGIAAAAAGPPPAAAPRGAPSRAECSVDLKLGGLGEFGAADGTKEPVVAAAAAAAAAPPSASPMKRPRSGPGGAAGAQCPSCAVDGCKADLSKCRDYHRRHKVCEAHSKTPVVAVAGREMRFCQQCSRFHLLAEFDEAKRSCRKRLDGHNRRRRKPQPDTMSSGSFMTSQQGTRFSSFPVPRPEPSWPGVIKSEDSGSYYAHQRHPVLSSRPHFAGGGSTPPAYSSKEGRRFPFLQDGCDQQQVGGFSAGAGAQQLEVSSTSTVCQPLLKAAAAAAPPPPPESSSSNKMFSDGLAPAVLDSDCALSLLSSPANSSSVDVGRMVVHQPAEHIPMAQPLVPGGLQQQQQHHPFGGSPAWFACSQAGSSAVSAGGFACPPGVESEQLNTVLVPSSDGGGHDMNMNYHGIFHVGGDGSSDGTSPSLPFSWQ; translated from the exons ATGGATTGGGATCTCAAGATGCCGGTTTCCTGGGACCTGCCCGACCTGGAGCACGACGCCGTGCCGCCGCccatcgccgccgccgcctccgccgcgcCTTCCCCCGCGGCGGCGTCGGGCATTGCCGCCGCAGCTGCTGGGCCTCCCCCCGCGGCGGCACCGCGCGGGGCGCCGAGCCGGGCGGAGTGCTCCGTGGACCTCAAGCTCGGCGGGCTCGGCGAGTTCGGGGCTGCGGACGGGACGAAGGAGCCGGTAGTGGCagcggccgcggccgcggccgcggcgcCGCCGTCCGCTAGCCCGATGAAGCGCCCGCGCTCGGGGCCCGGTGGCGCCGCCGGGGCGCAGTGCCCGTCGTGCGCGGTGGACGGCTGCAAGGCCGACCTCAGCAAGTGTCGCGACTACCACCGCCGCCACAAGGTCTGCGAGGCGCACTCCAAGACGCCCGTCGTCGCCGTCGCCGGCCGCGAGATGCGCTTCTGCCAGCAGTGCAGCAG GTTTCACTTGCTCGCGGAGTTTGACGAGGCCAAGCGCAGCTGTAGAAAGAGGCTCGATGGGCACAACCGGCGTCGCAGGAAGCCGCAGCCAGATACCATGAGCTCTGGGAGCTTTATGACGAGTCAACAAG GGACGAGGTTCTCGTCGTTCCCGGTTCCAAGGCCGGAGCCGAGCTGGCCCGGAGTCATCAAATCCGAGGACAGCGGCTCATACTACGCGCACCAGCGCCACCCGGTCCTAAGCAGCAGGCCGCACTTCGCCGGCGGGGGCTCCACGCCGCCGGCCTACTCGTCCAAGGAAGGCCGGCGCTTCCCGTTCCTCCAGGACGGCTGCGACCAGCAGCAGGTCGGCGGCTtcagcgcgggcgcgggggcgCAGCAGCTCGAGGTCTCTTCCACGTCCACGGTGTGCCAGCCCCTCCTcaaggccgccgccgccgccgccccaccgccgccgccagagagcagcagcagcaacaagatGTTCTCCGACGGGCTCGCCCCCGCCGTGCTCGACTCGGATTGTGCTCTCTCTCTTCTGTCATCCCCCGCCAACTCCTCCAGCGTCGACGTGGGCCGGATGGTCGTCCACCAGCCCGCGGAGCACATCCCCATGGCGCAGCCCCTCGTCCCCGGCGgcctccagcagcagcagcagcaccacccGTTCGGCGGCTCCCCCGCCTGGTTCGCCTGCTCCCAGGCCGGCTCCAGCGCCGTCTCCGCCGGCGGTTTCGCCTGCCCCCCGGGCGTGGAGAGCGAGCAGCTCAACACCGTGCTGGTGCCGAGCTCCGACGGTGGCGGCCACGACATGAACATGAACTACCACGGCATATtccacgtcggcggcgacggCTCCTCCGACGGGACGTCCCCTTCGCTCCCGTTCTCGTGGCAGTAG